From a region of the Etheostoma cragini isolate CJK2018 chromosome 22, CSU_Ecrag_1.0, whole genome shotgun sequence genome:
- the LOC117938280 gene encoding lipase member H-like translates to MAVAFGLTGAHGHIDFYANGGNDQPGCPKTIFAGKSYFVCDHQRSVFLFLCALNRTCTLTGYPCSSYSVFLEGHCLQCEAFKPASCPVLGYDVSQWRETLLQLGQTQVFFSTTATLPYRKLIYRVDMVTWNQYLRWGVVFIRLHSGRNFTEVRLDQKLLRFEQYTSTRLLAQFDEDLHPIQKISMRINTGNVIGPRYKIRLLRIRFTPLERPERPLMCRFDIIMEENMEVAFRPLPCNSHL, encoded by the exons ATGGCCGTAG CATTTGGACTGACAGGAGCTCATGGTCATATTGACTTCTACGCCAACGGTGGAAATGACCAACCAGGGTGTCCCAAAACCATCTTCGCAg GTAAatcttattttgtgtgtgaccACCAGCGCTCTGTGTTCCTGTTCTTGTGCGCCCTGAACCGGACTTGCACCCTCACGGGGTACCCCTGCTCGTCCTACAGCGTCTTCCTGGAAGGCCACTGTCTCCAGTGCGAGGCCTTTAAACCCGCTTCCTGTCCCGTGCTCG GTTACGACGTCAGTCAGTGGAGGGAGACTCTGCTGCAGCTCGGACAGACCCAAGTCTTCTTCAGCACCACGGCCACGCTGCCCTACAGGA AGCTGATCTACAGGGTGGACATGGTGACCTGGAACCAGTACCTCCGCTGGGGGGTCGTCTTCATTCGGCTGCACAGCGGCAGGAACTTCACAGAGGTCCGACTAGACCA GAAGCTCCTCCGGTTCGAGCAGTACACCTCCACGCGGCTGCTGGCCCAGTTCGACGAGGACCTGCACCCGATCCAGAAGATCTCGATGCGCATCAACACCGGCAACGTGATCGGCCCGCGGTACAAAATCAGACTGCTGCGAATACGCTTCACGCCGCTGGAGCGTCCCGAGAG GCCTTTAATGTGCCGCTTTGACATCATCATGGAGGAGAACATGGAGGTGGCGTTTCGTCCTCTACCCTGCAACTCTCACCTTTGA